Sequence from the Lysobacter solisilvae genome:
GTTGAGCAGCGGATTGATGAAGTAACCCAGGCTGCTCTCGACGACGTGGCCGGCATTGACGGCCCAGATGTAGAGGCTCCAGTTGAAACCGATCAGCGTGCCGCTGAGCGCGAGCATCCACGCCGCGCGCGGCCGCTCCAGCGCGGCGCGCAGCCAGCCGCGGCCCTGCTTCCACAGCAGCCAGGCCAGCACCAGCAACGCGCTCCACACCACGCGGTGGGCGACGATCTGCAGCGAGGGCACGCTCTTGAGCAGGTGCCAGTACAGCGGCATCAGCCCCCACAGCACGAAGGACGCGACGGCGACCCACAGGCCGCTGTGCTCGCGGGGCGAGGAGGTCACGCCGCGCCCTCGCGCGCGTCGGCCGCGTCGGGCCGTCGCGTGGCCGGCGGCGGCGTGGCGGCGCCGGCGCGCGCCTTGGCCAGGGTGATGATCACCACGCCCACCAGGATCACCGCCATCGCGCCCAGGTCGTGCGCGGTGAAATGTTCACCGCCCAGCATCGCGCCGAAGAACACGGCGATGGGCGGATTCACGTAGGCGTAGCTGGTCGCCAGTGCCGGCCGCACGTGGTGCAGCAGCCAGATGTAGGCAGTGAAGCCGAAGATGGAACCGGCGACGACCAGGTACAGCATCGCGGCGGTGGCTTGCGCCGTCGGCACGGCGGTGATGCGCTCGCCGGTGACCAGCGCCGCGGCCAGCATCCACAGGCTGCCCGCGAGCATCTGCGCGGCGGCCGACATGAAGGGCTCCGGCAGGTCCTGGTCGCGGCTCCAGATCGAACCCCAGGCCCACGAGATGGCGGCGGTGGCCAGGCACACCATGCCCAGGACCGAGCCGGACAGTTCGCTGCCGGCGTTGAGCCAGATCACGCCGAGGAAGCCGATGATCGTGCCCACCCATTCGACTTTCGTCGGGTGCCGTCCGCGCAGCATCGCGAACGCGCCGGCGAACAGCGGCATCGAGGCCACCGCGATCGCCGCCAGGCCCGAGCCGACTTCGGTCTCGGCCAGGTTCACCAGGCCGTTGGACAGCAGCACCATGAAGATAGACAGCACCGCCAGCGTGCGCCATTGCCTGCCCGTCGGCGCCTTCGCGCCGCGCCAGCGCAGTACCGCGTACATCAGCGCGCCGGCGATGGCCATGCGGATCGCGCCGAGCAGGAACGGCGGGTAGCTTTCCAGCGCGAAGCGGATGGCCAGATAGGTCGACCCCCACAGCACGTACACCGCGGCCAGCGCCAGGGCGATGGCGAGGGCGGAAGCGGCGCGGGGCGCGTGCGAAGCGGAGGCGGTCATGGTGTGGGGAACCGGAAGGAGGAGAGTCAGGCCGCGAGGCGCTGGGCGTCGATGCGGGACAGCAGCCATTGCAGGCCGGCCAGGTGCTGCTGGTCGTGGCTGCAAAGAAGGTGCACCAGGCCCCGCAGCGTGACCGCGCCAAGACCTTCGAAGGTCGCCGGCCGCGTGAGCTGCGCGGGCGTCAGTGCGGCCAGCATCGCCACCGTCTGGGCGCGGGCGGCGGCGAAGTCGGCGAGTGCCTGCGCGGCGTCATCGCCGACGGCCGTGGCGTAGCCGCGCTGGGCGGCCAGTTCGTAGCTGTCGATGTCGGCCAGCAACGGGCCGTCCTCGTCGCGCGTGCGGCCCAGCCGTACGTGATACCCGATCCGCTCGATGTCGCGCACGTGCAGCAGTTGCTCGATGGGCGTGAAGCGTTCGCTCGGGATGCCCTCCCACGCCGTCGGCGCCCACTGCGCAAAACCGGCGGGGATGGCGGCGTAGTGGTCGCGCAGCACCTGCGGGAATGCCGCCAGGGCCTGCAGGGTGGGATCGAGGGAGGCGACGTTGCTCATGCGGGACGCTCGGGGGACGGGAGAGAGACGCCACGGCGATGGACGGCGTGGCGGGAGTCGCCGGTGTCGGCAGGCGACGGCAGGAGGCTGCGATGGACTGCAGGCGATGAAGACAGTCGCTGCAGCGGGGGCTACAGCAGGCGGCGCGGTTCCAGCGCCATGCGCATCGCCAGGCCGCCCAGGACGCTGCCCATGAGCCAGCGCTGCGTGGCCAGCCAGGCCGGTTTGCGCGCGAACCAGGACGACACGCCGGCGGCGGTCAGGGCGATCATCAGATTGAAGGTGAAGCTGATCGCGATTTGCACCGTACCCAGTAGAACGCTCTGTGCGAAGACGGAGCCGTGCGCGGGATCGACGAACTGCGGAAGGATGGACAGGTACAGCACCGCGACCTTCGGGTTGAGCAGGCAGGTCAGCAGGCCCATGCGGTACAGGCGACCCGTCGGATCCGGCGACAGGGGTGCGGGATCCAGCGGCGATCGCGCGCCGGGCTTCACCGCCTGCCAGGCCAGGTACAGCAGGTAGGCGGCGCCGGCGAACTTGACCGCCTCGTAGGCCAGCGGGACCGCCATGAACAGCGCCGTGAGGCCGGCGGCGGCGGCGGTCATGTGCAGCACCAGCGCGGTGACCACGCCCAGCAGCGACACCACGCCGGCGCGCGGGCCCTGGCTGATCGACCGCGAGATCAGGTAGATCATGTTCGGCCCCGGCGTGAGCACCATCATCAGGGCGATCGCCGCGAAGACCAGGAGTTGTTCGGCTGGGATCACTTCGGAACCTCACGACGGGCCGGCCCCATCCGGGCCGGAGGGGAGCAGGTGCGGGGAAGACGGTCGCGTCGAACCTTGGACTGGCAGGCGGCGGACGCCTTCGACCCGATCCACACTACCGGCGCGGCGAGCATCGCGCTTGAAAATTCATGCAGATAAGCGCAAGAATTTTGCATGGCTAGCGGCCCCCTCGCCCTCGACGAATTCGATCACCGACTGCTCGAGCTGCTGCAGCGCGATGCCGGCGTCACGCTCACGGCGCTGGGCGACGCGGTGGGCCTTTCGGCCAGCGCGGTGCAGCGGCGCATCAAGCGCTACCGCGAGAGCGGCCTGATGCGGCAGGTGGCGGTGCTCGATCCCTCGCTGCTGGGCGCCGTCACCCTGGCCACCGTGCTGGTGCAGTTCGAGCGGGAGTCGGCCCGCAACCATGCCGCGCTGTTCTCGCGGGTCCGCGCGGTGCCGGAAGTGCAGCAGTGCTACGTGCTGGCCGGCGAATGGGATTACCTGGTGATCCTCGCCACCAGTGGCGTCGCCCACTGCCGCGAGGTGGTCGAACGGCTGTTCGCCGGGGACGACAACCTCAAGCGCTACGAAACGCGGCTGGTGTTCGAGCCGGTGAAGCTCGGGCTTGCGCTGCCGACGCGGCCACCGACGGCGCGGCGGCGCAGGTGAGGCCGAAACTCCGTGGCGCGATGGAGTCGACCCGACCTCCTCGGGCGCGCCACGGCCGTCACGCCGCCCGTTCGCGCGCCAGCAGCTGCTCCTTGAGCGGCAGCCCCCAGCGGTATCCGCCCAGCGATCCGTCGCCACGCACGACCCGATGGCAGGGGACGGCGATCGCCACGCGGTTGTGCGCGCAGGCGCTGGCCACGGCGCGCGCGCCGCGCGGCACGCCCAGGGCATTGGCCAGTTCGGCGTAGCTGCGGGTCTGGCCGCGGGGAATCTTCATGAGCGCGTCCCAGACCCGCTTCTGGAAGGCCGTGCCGATCAGGTCGGTGGCGACCTCCGAGGGGCGGCCGGCCAGCGCGTCGGCCACCGCCTGCAGACGTGGCGCGAGGAACTCGTCGCGCCCGGCATCC
This genomic interval carries:
- a CDS encoding DinB family protein, with product MSNVASLDPTLQALAAFPQVLRDHYAAIPAGFAQWAPTAWEGIPSERFTPIEQLLHVRDIERIGYHVRLGRTRDEDGPLLADIDSYELAAQRGYATAVGDDAAQALADFAAARAQTVAMLAALTPAQLTRPATFEGLGAVTLRGLVHLLCSHDQQHLAGLQWLLSRIDAQRLAA
- a CDS encoding LysE family translocator, with the protein product MIPAEQLLVFAAIALMMVLTPGPNMIYLISRSISQGPRAGVVSLLGVVTALVLHMTAAAAGLTALFMAVPLAYEAVKFAGAAYLLYLAWQAVKPGARSPLDPAPLSPDPTGRLYRMGLLTCLLNPKVAVLYLSILPQFVDPAHGSVFAQSVLLGTVQIAISFTFNLMIALTAAGVSSWFARKPAWLATQRWLMGSVLGGLAMRMALEPRRLL
- a CDS encoding Lrp/AsnC family transcriptional regulator; the protein is MASGPLALDEFDHRLLELLQRDAGVTLTALGDAVGLSASAVQRRIKRYRESGLMRQVAVLDPSLLGAVTLATVLVQFERESARNHAALFSRVRAVPEVQQCYVLAGEWDYLVILATSGVAHCREVVERLFAGDDNLKRYETRLVFEPVKLGLALPTRPPTARRRR